One window of Erwinia aphidicola genomic DNA carries:
- a CDS encoding histidine phosphatase family protein yields the protein MKNGFMLFISRVLLLAVPLVASAATSSDSQDPVLRFYLVRHGQTLSNIKQMTIGGGGNAELTAKGRYDASSLGLGLSEVPFIAAYSSTLGRAYQTATLILRGRDLSVTQIDDLKDISWGDAEGGRIDDLTAQFGHSGNDFSYYFGRYDDPGFVSPVHAENMADFSQRFDGALRKIARQHQGQSGNILVAAHSSMAFYLQKYRSKQPLSGLSNTSVSVLEWKNGQFHLIDFNNTNYLQAGYAKEKALPPLEISIVVNPLTHLRKIGVMEGTSDSDFTPAGVKANQQIASSLSHATLIAAYSSQLGRAVKTAQIVTQAHHMPVIQDRRLNELFLGTWEAEKVATLKTHPASAFLFSPARVIDFVPEVAAERGEIAAARLDDFLSSLAHRYEFTPGRVVVFTHPLVLAAFLSLRVPDYQQPQQQGAQVVDLTYKNETFRVKQVRAL from the coding sequence ATGAAAAATGGATTTATGTTGTTCATCAGCAGAGTGCTGCTGCTCGCTGTGCCGCTGGTAGCCAGTGCCGCCACATCTTCAGACTCGCAGGACCCGGTACTGCGTTTCTATCTGGTGCGCCACGGGCAAACGCTTTCTAACATCAAACAGATGACCATCGGCGGCGGAGGGAATGCCGAGCTGACGGCAAAAGGTCGCTATGATGCCAGCAGCCTCGGCCTTGGACTGTCTGAAGTGCCGTTTATTGCCGCTTACAGCAGTACGCTGGGGCGGGCATATCAGACGGCAACCCTGATACTGCGCGGCCGCGATTTAAGCGTCACGCAGATCGATGACCTGAAGGATATCTCCTGGGGTGATGCCGAAGGCGGCCGGATTGACGATTTGACCGCGCAATTTGGTCATTCCGGCAACGACTTTAGCTACTATTTTGGCCGCTATGACGACCCCGGCTTCGTCTCTCCGGTCCATGCCGAAAACATGGCAGATTTTTCCCAACGATTTGACGGTGCGCTGCGTAAGATTGCCCGTCAGCACCAGGGGCAGAGTGGCAACATTCTGGTTGCGGCGCACTCGTCGATGGCATTTTACCTGCAAAAATACCGCAGTAAGCAGCCTCTCTCCGGGTTGTCTAACACCAGCGTCTCGGTGCTGGAGTGGAAAAATGGCCAGTTTCATCTGATCGATTTTAACAATACCAATTATCTGCAAGCCGGTTATGCCAAAGAGAAGGCGCTGCCACCGCTGGAGATCAGTATCGTGGTGAATCCGTTGACCCATCTCAGGAAGATTGGGGTGATGGAAGGCACCAGCGACTCAGACTTTACCCCGGCGGGAGTAAAGGCCAACCAGCAGATTGCCAGCAGCCTGAGCCACGCGACGCTGATTGCCGCTTACAGCAGCCAGCTGGGGCGCGCCGTTAAAACCGCGCAGATTGTTACTCAGGCGCATCATATGCCGGTGATACAGGACAGGCGTTTAAACGAGCTGTTCCTCGGTACCTGGGAGGCCGAAAAGGTTGCCACCTTAAAAACTCACCCGGCATCTGCCTTTCTGTTTTCGCCAGCCAGGGTGATTGACTTTGTGCCTGAGGTCGCCGCTGAACGTGGAGAGATTGCAGCTGCACGGCTGGACGACTTTCTTTCCTCGCTGGCACATCGTTATGAATTCACGCCGGGAAGGGTGGTGGTGTTTACCCATCCGCTGGTGTTGGCCGCTTTTCTGAGCCTGCGCGTACCTGACTATCAACAGCCACAGCAGCAGGGCGCACAAGTGGTCGATCTGACTTATAAAAACGAAACCTTCAGGGTAAAACAGGTCAGGGCCTTATAA
- a CDS encoding NADPH-dependent oxidoreductase encodes MNEITQLLKSHRSDRSYLDTPIADTIIDDIVETAWRAPTSVNSQQVSLVVVRDAATRAKIAEIAGGQPWIAKAPVFITFVLDMHKSQLAIEAEGKQQIAHESLESLISGATDIGIALATVMTAARSHGLGVVPIGGIRREPQAMIELLNLPELTFPVAGVVLGYVDQPAVQKPRMSLAGFRHEERYNSAMLPEVIKAYNEVLVAHWQQTGRTDGDNWGNNTASYYDHIYFPQVQPAVLKQGFGTDE; translated from the coding sequence ATGAACGAAATCACTCAACTGCTGAAAAGCCACCGCAGCGATCGCAGCTATCTTGACACCCCCATTGCCGACACGATTATTGATGACATTGTCGAAACGGCCTGGCGTGCGCCAACTTCGGTAAATTCCCAACAGGTATCGCTGGTGGTGGTGCGTGATGCTGCCACCCGCGCAAAAATCGCGGAAATTGCCGGTGGACAGCCGTGGATCGCGAAAGCCCCGGTGTTTATCACCTTTGTGCTGGATATGCACAAAAGCCAGCTGGCAATTGAGGCGGAAGGCAAACAGCAGATCGCGCATGAGAGCCTGGAAAGCCTGATCTCCGGTGCGACCGATATTGGAATCGCGCTGGCGACCGTGATGACCGCTGCCCGCTCTCACGGGCTGGGCGTGGTGCCAATTGGCGGGATCCGCCGCGAGCCGCAGGCGATGATTGAGCTGCTTAACCTGCCTGAGCTGACCTTCCCGGTAGCGGGGGTGGTGCTGGGGTATGTTGATCAACCTGCCGTTCAGAAACCGCGTATGTCGCTGGCGGGCTTCCGCCACGAGGAGCGCTATAACAGCGCGATGCTGCCTGAGGTGATCAAAGCGTATAACGAGGTGCTGGTCGCGCACTGGCAGCAGACCGGGCGAACCGATGGCGATAACTGGGGTAACAATACCGCCAGCTATTACGACCATATTTATTTCCCGCAGGTGCAGCCAGCCGTGCTGAAACAGGGCTTTGGCACTGACGAGTAG
- the putP gene encoding sodium/proline symporter PutP — protein sequence MTVSTPMMVTFCIYILGMVLIGFIAYRSTKNFDDYILGGRSLGSVVTALSAGASDMSGWLLMGLPGAIFLSGISESWIAIGLTIGAYLNWKIVAGRLRVQTEHHDNALTLPDYFSSRFEDKSKVLRVISALIILVFFTIYCASGVVAGARLFESTFGMSYETALWAGAAATIVYTFVGGFLAVSWTDTVQASLMIFALILTPVMVILAVGGLGDSLEVIRAKSVENLDMLKNLNVIAIVSLLGWGLGYFGQPHILARFMAADSHRSIRSARRIGMTWMILCLGGAVAVGFFGIAYFQNHPDQASGVSENGERIFIELTRILFNPWIAGILLSAILAAVMSTLSCQLLVCSSALTEDLYKNFLRKNATQRELVWVGRLMVLLVAVIAIALASDPNNRVLGLVSYAWAGFGAAFGPVVLLSLIWKRMTRNGALAGMIVGAATVLIWKQYAWFGLYEIIPGFLFACIAIVVFSLLGKGPSAAAQQRFDAAEAEYQSD from the coding sequence ATGACTGTAAGTACGCCAATGATGGTGACATTTTGTATTTATATTCTCGGCATGGTTTTGATCGGTTTTATTGCTTACCGCTCAACGAAAAACTTTGACGACTATATTCTGGGCGGCCGCAGCCTGGGCAGCGTGGTCACCGCGCTGTCAGCCGGGGCATCTGATATGAGTGGCTGGCTGCTGATGGGCCTGCCTGGGGCCATTTTCCTGTCCGGCATTTCCGAAAGCTGGATCGCTATTGGTCTGACGATCGGCGCTTACCTTAACTGGAAGATTGTTGCTGGCCGTCTGCGCGTGCAGACCGAGCACCATGACAATGCTCTGACGCTGCCGGACTACTTCTCCAGCCGCTTCGAGGATAAGAGCAAAGTTCTGCGGGTGATTTCCGCCCTGATCATTCTGGTGTTCTTCACCATCTATTGTGCCTCTGGCGTGGTGGCTGGTGCGCGTTTGTTCGAAAGTACTTTCGGTATGAGCTATGAAACGGCCCTGTGGGCCGGTGCCGCAGCGACTATCGTTTACACCTTTGTTGGCGGCTTCCTCGCGGTGAGCTGGACCGATACCGTGCAGGCCAGCCTGATGATTTTCGCGCTGATCCTGACGCCGGTCATGGTTATTCTGGCAGTCGGTGGGCTGGGTGATTCACTGGAGGTGATCCGTGCGAAAAGCGTTGAGAACCTCGACATGCTGAAGAACCTCAACGTTATCGCTATCGTCTCCCTGCTGGGCTGGGGCCTGGGCTATTTTGGCCAGCCGCACATCCTGGCGCGCTTCATGGCCGCAGACTCTCACCGTTCGATTCGTAGCGCACGTCGTATCGGCATGACCTGGATGATCCTGTGCCTCGGCGGCGCCGTGGCGGTGGGCTTTTTCGGGATTGCTTACTTCCAGAACCATCCGGATCAGGCTTCCGGCGTGTCTGAAAACGGTGAGCGTATCTTTATCGAACTGACGCGTATTCTGTTCAACCCGTGGATTGCCGGGATCCTGCTGTCGGCCATTCTGGCGGCGGTGATGTCGACGCTGAGCTGCCAGCTGCTGGTCTGTTCCAGCGCGCTGACGGAAGATCTGTATAAAAACTTCCTGCGCAAAAATGCCACTCAGCGCGAGCTGGTGTGGGTAGGGCGCCTGATGGTGCTGCTGGTGGCGGTGATTGCTATTGCCCTGGCGTCTGACCCGAACAACCGCGTGCTGGGCCTGGTGAGCTACGCCTGGGCGGGCTTTGGTGCTGCTTTTGGCCCGGTGGTGCTGCTGTCGCTGATCTGGAAACGCATGACGCGTAACGGCGCGCTGGCGGGGATGATCGTCGGTGCGGCAACCGTGCTTATCTGGAAGCAGTACGCCTGGTTTGGCCTCTACGAAATTATTCCGGGCTTCCTGTTCGCCTGCATCGCGATTGTGGTGTTCAGCCTGCTGGGCAAAGGCCCGTCGGCGGCGGCGCAGCAGCGCTTTGATGCTGCGGAAGCGGAGTATCAGTCAGACTAA
- the efeB gene encoding iron uptake transporter deferrochelatase/peroxidase subunit has product MAKSVDDVALTSRRRLLKGMGILSGALAVAGGCPVHAAAEGDSFSPGALSPNARQESQPFYGRHQAGIVTPQQASMMLVAFDVLATDKTSLQQLFKLLTARIAFLTHGGKAPRVTNPQLPPMDSGILGEEIYPDNLTITVSVGHSLFDERFGLQALTPLKLQRMTRFPNDALDASLCHGDLLLQICANTNDTVIHALRDIIKYTPDLLSVRWRREGFISDHAARSKGKETPINLLGFKDGTANPDTADTSLMDSILWVGKGQGEPAWTLGGSYQAARIIQFRVEFWDRTPLREQQTIFGREKHSGAPLGMHNEHDVPDYSQDPDGDIIPLDAHIRLANPRTPETQNNLMLRRGYSYSLGVSRSGQLEMGLLFVCYQHDLEKGFLTVQKRLNGEALEEYIKPIGGGYYFVLPGVPDAQHYLAQGLLEA; this is encoded by the coding sequence ATGGCAAAATCCGTTGACGACGTGGCGCTGACGTCACGCCGTCGTTTACTGAAAGGAATGGGCATCCTCAGCGGTGCCCTGGCCGTGGCGGGCGGTTGCCCGGTTCATGCCGCCGCTGAGGGGGACTCTTTCTCACCGGGGGCGTTATCGCCAAATGCCCGTCAGGAAAGCCAGCCGTTTTACGGCAGGCATCAGGCCGGGATCGTCACCCCGCAGCAGGCGTCGATGATGCTGGTGGCCTTCGACGTGCTGGCGACGGATAAGACGAGCCTGCAGCAGCTGTTCAAGCTGCTGACGGCGCGCATCGCGTTTCTCACCCACGGCGGGAAAGCGCCGCGGGTGACCAACCCGCAGCTGCCGCCGATGGACTCCGGCATTCTCGGTGAGGAGATCTACCCGGATAACCTGACGATTACCGTTTCCGTGGGGCATTCGCTGTTCGATGAGCGCTTTGGGCTGCAGGCGCTGACTCCGCTTAAGCTGCAGCGTATGACCCGGTTCCCCAACGACGCGCTGGATGCCAGCCTGTGTCACGGCGACCTGCTATTACAGATCTGCGCCAATACCAATGACACGGTGATCCACGCGCTGCGCGATATCATCAAGTACACCCCGGACTTGCTCAGCGTACGCTGGCGGCGCGAGGGGTTTATCTCCGACCACGCCGCGCGCAGCAAAGGTAAAGAGACGCCGATTAACCTGCTGGGCTTTAAGGATGGCACGGCGAACCCTGATACGGCAGATACCAGCCTGATGGATTCGATTCTGTGGGTGGGCAAAGGGCAGGGTGAACCGGCATGGACGCTGGGCGGCAGTTATCAGGCGGCACGCATTATTCAGTTCCGCGTGGAGTTCTGGGACCGCACGCCGCTGCGTGAACAGCAGACCATCTTCGGCCGTGAAAAGCACAGCGGCGCACCGCTGGGTATGCACAACGAGCATGATGTGCCGGACTACAGCCAGGATCCGGATGGCGACATTATCCCGCTGGATGCGCATATTCGCCTGGCCAACCCGCGCACGCCGGAAACGCAAAACAACCTGATGCTGCGCCGTGGTTACAGTTATTCGCTGGGCGTTTCCCGTTCCGGCCAGCTGGAAATGGGGCTGCTATTTGTTTGTTATCAGCACGATCTGGAAAAAGGATTTTTGACCGTGCAGAAACGATTAAATGGCGAAGCGCTGGAAGAGTATATAAAACCGATCGGCGGGGGCTATTACTTTGTCCTGCCGGGCGTACCTGATGCACAACACTATCTGGCACAGGGATTGCTGGAAGCCTGA
- the phoH gene encoding phosphate starvation-inducible protein PhoH → MGRQKAVIKARREAKRVLRSDSRSHRQREEESVTSLVQMGGLDSIGMARDSRDHSPIEARNEAQAHYLNAIETKQLIFATGEAGCGKTWISAAKAAEALIHKDVDRIIVTRPVLQADEDLGFLPGDISEKFAPYFRPVYDVLVKRLGSSFMQYCLRPEIGKVEIAPFAYMRGRTFENAVVILDEAQNVTAAQMKMFLTRLGENVTVIVNGDITQCDLPSHVQSGLADALSRFQDDEMVSVVRFGKEDCVRSQLCQRTLLAYG, encoded by the coding sequence ATGGGAAGACAGAAAGCAGTGATCAAAGCTCGTCGTGAAGCAAAACGTGTGCTTCGTAGCGATTCACGCAGTCACCGTCAGCGTGAAGAAGAATCGGTCACCTCGCTGGTGCAGATGGGTGGGCTGGATTCGATTGGCATGGCACGCGATAGCCGCGACCATTCACCGATTGAAGCCAGAAATGAAGCTCAGGCGCACTATCTCAACGCCATAGAAACCAAGCAACTGATCTTCGCTACGGGCGAAGCAGGTTGTGGTAAAACCTGGATCAGCGCCGCAAAAGCGGCCGAGGCCCTGATTCATAAGGATGTTGACAGGATTATAGTGACTCGCCCGGTACTTCAGGCGGATGAGGATTTGGGATTCCTTCCAGGGGATATCTCAGAAAAATTCGCCCCGTATTTCCGGCCGGTATATGACGTTCTGGTTAAACGTCTTGGCTCTTCCTTTATGCAGTACTGCCTGCGTCCCGAAATTGGCAAAGTGGAAATTGCGCCGTTTGCCTATATGCGAGGCCGCACGTTTGAAAACGCCGTGGTGATTCTGGATGAGGCGCAGAACGTCACCGCCGCCCAAATGAAGATGTTCCTGACTCGCCTTGGGGAAAACGTGACCGTCATTGTTAACGGCGATATCACCCAGTGTGATTTACCGTCCCATGTTCAGTCCGGCCTGGCCGACGCGCTGTCGCGCTTCCAGGACGACGAGATGGTGAGCGTGGTCCGTTTCGGAAAAGAGGACTGCGTGCGTTCTCAGCTCTGTCAGCGCACGCTGCTGGCTTACGGTTAA
- the phoA gene encoding alkaline phosphatase produces the protein MKHKAFALSLLTSLICSSAVADIATYQRAAQGDITQPGGARRLSGDQTEAIKASLSNSTAKNVILLIGDGMGDSEITAARNYAQGAGGFFEGIDALPLTGQYTHYALDKKTHKPDYVTDSAASATAWATGVKSYNGAIGVDVTGKDHPSLLELAKAAGKATGNVSTAELEDATPAAQIAHVTSRKCYGPVKTSELCASNALEQGGKGSIAEQLLNARADVTFGGGGKTFSETAKAGEWQGKTLEEQAKLRGYQLVNDLDGMNALTSASDAQPVLGLFAAGNMPVRWKGPQATYHGNLDGKPITCEVNAERPASTPTLAQMTDKAIALLSSKPEGFFLQVEGASIDKQDHAANPCGQIGETVDLDEAVQKALEFARKEGNTLVIVTADHAHSSQIIANDSKAPGLTQTLITKDGSPMTLSYGNSEEDSQGHTGTQLRIAAFGPHAANVVGLTDQTDLFYTIKAALDIK, from the coding sequence ATGAAACATAAAGCTTTCGCACTTTCCCTGCTGACCTCACTTATCTGCTCCTCTGCCGTCGCCGATATCGCCACTTACCAGCGGGCCGCGCAGGGTGATATTACTCAGCCGGGCGGAGCACGTCGCCTGAGCGGTGACCAGACCGAGGCGATTAAAGCGTCGTTGAGCAACAGCACGGCGAAAAACGTTATTCTGCTGATCGGCGACGGCATGGGCGACTCCGAAATTACGGCGGCGCGAAACTATGCGCAAGGGGCGGGCGGTTTCTTTGAAGGGATTGATGCGCTGCCGCTAACCGGACAGTACACCCACTATGCGCTGGATAAGAAAACCCACAAGCCTGACTATGTGACCGATTCAGCAGCATCTGCCACCGCCTGGGCAACCGGCGTGAAGTCCTATAACGGCGCAATTGGCGTTGATGTAACGGGTAAAGATCATCCCTCGCTGCTGGAGTTGGCGAAAGCCGCCGGTAAAGCGACCGGCAATGTTTCAACCGCAGAGCTGGAAGATGCCACCCCGGCGGCGCAGATTGCCCACGTCACCTCGCGTAAGTGCTACGGCCCGGTCAAAACCAGCGAGCTGTGCGCCAGCAATGCGCTGGAGCAGGGCGGTAAAGGCTCGATTGCTGAGCAGTTGCTAAATGCGCGCGCCGACGTCACCTTTGGCGGCGGCGGGAAGACCTTCAGCGAAACGGCAAAAGCCGGCGAGTGGCAGGGCAAAACGCTGGAAGAGCAGGCGAAGCTACGCGGCTATCAGCTGGTGAACGATCTCGACGGCATGAATGCGCTTACCTCTGCCAGCGACGCGCAGCCGGTGCTGGGGCTGTTCGCTGCCGGGAATATGCCGGTGCGCTGGAAAGGCCCCCAAGCCACTTACCACGGTAATCTTGATGGCAAACCGATTACCTGCGAAGTAAACGCGGAGCGACCGGCATCGACGCCGACGCTGGCGCAGATGACCGATAAGGCTATTGCGCTGCTGAGCAGTAAACCGGAGGGTTTCTTCCTGCAGGTGGAAGGCGCTTCTATTGATAAGCAGGATCACGCGGCCAATCCGTGCGGGCAGATTGGTGAAACCGTCGATCTGGACGAAGCGGTGCAGAAGGCGCTGGAGTTTGCGCGCAAAGAGGGCAATACCCTGGTGATTGTCACTGCCGATCATGCGCACTCCAGCCAGATTATCGCCAACGACAGCAAAGCCCCGGGCCTGACGCAGACGCTGATCACCAAAGATGGCAGCCCGATGACCCTCAGCTACGGTAATTCAGAAGAGGATTCGCAGGGCCACACCGGCACCCAGCTGCGCATCGCTGCCTTTGGCCCGCACGCGGCCAATGTCGTCGGCCTGACCGATCAGACCGATCTGTTCTATACCATTAAAGCGGCGCTGGATATTAAATAA
- a CDS encoding peptide MFS transporter, with amino-acid sequence MDHTNRIPQQQVPGGTGALFFIQIFATMGFAVLYSSLVLYATKKLGFSEGQANTMMGVFGAFNYGLHLFGGYLGGRFLSNRNLFVLGMVLQVAGCWTLSGQSAEGLYWGLAMFLTGSGLNVTCINMMLTQRFAPEDNRRESAFLWNYAGMNLGFFLGFTGAGYFQLSEHYEALFLFATIGNAVAIVISLLRWKVLADISTPLLQANPRQFRWRMLAGLVILVALVPLIRLMLNHAGFTGAFVLALGAAIFLLLCFTTLRHRPRDEQRRMCAYLILALGALVFWTLYQLAPMGLMLFTEHNINLRVYGIQVAPQWVQNINTLVIVFGGPLLAIWFRNLRERGWRIDIPLQFSASLFMIGLGMLVLPLGIALAGGDGIVAFKWIVISYVLQSIAELLLSPIGYAMIGKLAPARYQGVMMGCWMMVTGVASVLSGYVSALMPENSGSTPLLTNPGYSHIFSLLGWGSAAVGLVLICLIPLLRRLIQQVDRP; translated from the coding sequence GTGGATCACACCAACCGTATCCCCCAACAGCAGGTGCCGGGGGGAACCGGCGCGCTGTTCTTTATTCAAATTTTCGCCACCATGGGCTTCGCGGTGCTTTACTCCAGCCTGGTGCTGTACGCCACCAAAAAACTCGGCTTCAGCGAAGGGCAGGCCAACACCATGATGGGCGTGTTCGGCGCCTTTAACTACGGTCTGCACCTGTTCGGTGGCTACCTTGGCGGTCGCTTCCTCAGCAACCGTAATCTTTTCGTGCTGGGAATGGTGCTGCAGGTTGCTGGCTGCTGGACGCTCTCCGGCCAGAGCGCGGAAGGCCTTTACTGGGGGCTGGCGATGTTCCTGACCGGCAGCGGCCTCAATGTTACCTGCATTAATATGATGCTGACCCAGCGCTTTGCTCCGGAAGATAACCGCCGTGAGAGCGCCTTCCTGTGGAACTACGCCGGGATGAACCTCGGATTCTTCCTCGGCTTTACCGGCGCGGGCTACTTCCAGCTCAGCGAGCACTATGAAGCGCTGTTCCTGTTCGCCACTATCGGTAACGCAGTGGCCATTGTTATCTCGCTGCTGCGCTGGAAGGTGCTGGCCGATATCAGTACCCCGCTGCTGCAGGCAAACCCGCGCCAGTTCCGCTGGCGCATGTTGGCCGGGCTGGTGATTCTGGTGGCGCTGGTGCCGCTGATCCGCCTGATGCTCAATCACGCCGGGTTTACCGGGGCGTTTGTGCTGGCGCTGGGCGCAGCGATCTTCCTGCTGCTGTGCTTTACCACGCTGCGCCATCGCCCGCGTGATGAGCAGCGCCGCATGTGTGCTTATCTGATCCTCGCGCTGGGTGCGCTGGTGTTCTGGACGCTGTACCAGCTGGCGCCGATGGGCCTGATGCTGTTCACCGAGCACAATATTAACCTCCGCGTGTACGGCATTCAGGTGGCCCCGCAGTGGGTGCAGAATATCAACACCCTGGTGATTGTTTTCGGCGGGCCTTTGCTGGCTATCTGGTTCCGCAACCTGCGCGAGCGCGGCTGGCGCATCGATATCCCGCTGCAGTTCTCCGCCTCGCTGTTTATGATCGGGCTGGGTATGCTGGTGCTACCGCTGGGTATCGCGCTGGCGGGCGGGGACGGTATTGTGGCGTTCAAATGGATTGTTATCAGCTACGTATTGCAGAGCATCGCCGAACTGCTGCTGTCGCCAATTGGCTATGCGATGATCGGCAAGCTGGCTCCGGCGCGCTATCAGGGGGTGATGATGGGCTGCTGGATGATGGTGACCGGCGTCGCTTCGGTGCTGTCCGGCTACGTTTCCGCGCTGATGCCGGAAAACAGCGGCAGCACGCCGCTGCTGACTAACCCTGGCTACAGCCATATCTTCAGCCTGCTCGGCTGGGGCAGTGCGGCGGTCGGTTTAGTGCTGATCTGCCTGATCCCGCTGCTGCGCCGACTGATCCAGCAGGTCGACCGGCCATAA
- the efeO gene encoding iron uptake system protein EfeO encodes MTMHFRRHALNAALLAALTTSGAALAADIPQVKVSVNDKQCTPMTLTVDAGKTQFIIKNDSQKALEWEILKGVMVVEERENIAPSFTQKLTANLEAGEYDITCGLLSNPKGKLIVKASGSQANDGKPDVLQLVGPIAEYKVYVTKEVEQLVASTKAFTDAVKAGDLAKAKALFAPTRQHYERIEPIAELFSDLDGAIDAREDDFEKKAEDPNFTGFHRLEKVLFADNTTKGMDKFADQLYKNVLDLQTRINELAFPPGKVVGGAAGLIEEVASSKISGEEDRYSRTDLWDFQANVDGAQKIVNLLRPLVQKQNPQLLAKVDGNFNKVDTILARYRTKDGYESYDKLTDADRTALKGPITALAEDLSLLRGTLGLD; translated from the coding sequence ATGACCATGCATTTTCGCCGTCATGCGCTGAACGCCGCGCTGCTGGCTGCTCTAACGACTTCCGGCGCGGCGCTGGCGGCTGATATTCCCCAGGTTAAGGTCAGCGTTAACGACAAGCAGTGTACCCCGATGACGCTGACGGTGGACGCGGGTAAAACCCAGTTCATCATCAAGAACGACAGCCAGAAAGCGCTGGAGTGGGAGATCCTGAAAGGGGTGATGGTGGTGGAAGAGCGTGAAAACATCGCGCCGTCCTTTACCCAGAAGCTGACCGCCAACCTGGAAGCCGGAGAGTACGATATTACCTGTGGCCTGCTGAGCAACCCGAAAGGCAAGCTGATTGTCAAAGCCAGCGGCAGCCAAGCCAATGATGGTAAGCCGGACGTGCTGCAGCTGGTCGGGCCGATTGCCGAGTACAAAGTGTACGTGACCAAAGAAGTCGAGCAGCTGGTTGCCAGCACCAAAGCCTTTACCGATGCGGTGAAAGCCGGCGATCTGGCAAAAGCCAAAGCCCTGTTTGCACCAACCCGCCAGCACTACGAGCGCATCGAGCCGATCGCCGAGCTGTTCTCCGATCTCGACGGTGCCATTGACGCCCGTGAAGATGACTTCGAGAAGAAAGCGGAAGACCCGAATTTCACCGGTTTCCACCGCCTGGAGAAAGTGTTATTTGCTGATAACACCACCAAAGGGATGGATAAGTTTGCCGACCAGCTGTACAAAAATGTGCTGGATCTGCAGACCCGCATCAACGAACTGGCCTTCCCGCCGGGTAAAGTGGTGGGCGGGGCTGCCGGTCTGATTGAGGAAGTCGCGTCCAGCAAGATTTCGGGTGAAGAAGATCGCTACAGCCGTACCGACCTGTGGGATTTCCAGGCCAACGTTGATGGCGCGCAGAAAATCGTTAACCTGCTGCGCCCGCTGGTGCAGAAACAGAACCCGCAGCTGCTGGCGAAGGTGGACGGTAACTTTAACAAGGTGGATACCATTCTCGCCAGGTACCGTACCAAAGACGGCTATGAATCCTACGACAAACTGACCGATGCGGACCGTACCGCACTGAAAGGCCCAATCACGGCGCTGGCCGAAGACCTTTCTCTGCTGCGCGGCACGCTTGGCCTGGACTAA
- the efeU gene encoding iron uptake transporter permease EfeU, translating to MFVPFLIMLREGLEAALIVSLIASYLKRTQRSQWFPAMWIGVFAAAALCLALGWFINETTGEFPQKQQELFEGIVAVVAVVVLTWMVFWMRKVSRNVKAQLEDAVDSALQKGNSSGWALVFMVFLAVAREGLESVFFLLAAFQQDVGYAPPLGAMLGLGTAVVLGMLIYWGGVRLNLGSFFKWTSLFIIFVAAGLAAGAIRAFHEAGLWNHFQDVAFDFSNTLTTHSVFGTLLEGLLGYQEAPSVSEVAMWFIYLIPALLLFVMPGRVATSTAPGVR from the coding sequence ATGTTTGTCCCGTTTCTCATCATGTTACGCGAAGGGCTCGAGGCGGCGCTGATTGTCAGCCTGATCGCCAGCTATCTGAAGCGTACTCAGCGCAGTCAGTGGTTCCCCGCCATGTGGATTGGTGTGTTTGCCGCTGCCGCGCTCTGCCTTGCCCTTGGCTGGTTTATCAATGAAACCACCGGTGAATTTCCGCAGAAACAGCAGGAGCTGTTTGAGGGTATCGTCGCCGTGGTCGCGGTGGTGGTGCTCACCTGGATGGTATTCTGGATGCGTAAAGTGTCACGCAACGTAAAGGCACAGCTGGAAGATGCCGTCGACAGCGCACTGCAGAAGGGCAACAGCAGCGGCTGGGCATTAGTATTTATGGTCTTTCTTGCCGTGGCGCGTGAAGGGCTGGAGTCGGTATTCTTCCTGCTGGCCGCCTTTCAGCAGGACGTGGGCTACGCGCCACCGCTCGGCGCGATGCTCGGCCTCGGCACCGCCGTGGTGCTCGGCATGCTGATCTACTGGGGCGGTGTGCGCCTCAACCTGGGCAGTTTCTTCAAATGGACCAGCCTGTTTATCATTTTTGTCGCGGCTGGCCTGGCGGCGGGGGCGATCCGCGCCTTCCATGAAGCCGGTTTGTGGAATCACTTCCAGGACGTGGCATTTGATTTCAGTAATACCCTCACGACGCACAGCGTGTTTGGCACTCTGCTGGAAGGCCTGCTGGGCTACCAGGAAGCGCCGAGCGTCAGCGAAGTGGCGATGTGGTTTATCTACCTTATTCCGGCTCTGCTGCTGTTTGTTATGCCGGGACGTGTTGCAACCTCCACAGCGCCTGGCGTGCGCTGA